One window of Salegentibacter sp. Hel_I_6 genomic DNA carries:
- the rplQ gene encoding 50S ribosomal protein L17 → MRHGKKTNHLGRKTAHRKSMLANMACSLIEHKRINTTVAKAKALKVFVEPLVTKSKEDTTHNRRLVFSKLRQKEAVAELFREVAPKVGDRPGGYTRVIKLGNRLGDNADMALIELVDYNETYNLSKTEKKKSTRRAGRKKSTEATPDAPKAEGKTEDKSSENKEDKKEE, encoded by the coding sequence ATGAGACACGGAAAGAAAACAAACCATTTAGGTAGAAAGACCGCTCACAGGAAGTCTATGCTAGCTAATATGGCCTGCTCTCTTATAGAGCACAAGAGAATCAATACCACCGTAGCTAAAGCAAAAGCTTTAAAAGTTTTTGTAGAGCCTTTGGTAACTAAGTCTAAAGAAGATACTACTCACAATCGTAGATTGGTATTTAGTAAACTTCGTCAAAAAGAAGCTGTAGCCGAATTGTTTCGTGAGGTAGCTCCTAAAGTTGGTGATCGCCCGGGTGGATACACAAGGGTAATTAAATTAGGTAACCGTCTTGGAGATAATGCCGATATGGCCCTTATCGAGTTAGTTGACTACAACGAAACTTACAACCTAAGTAAAACAGAGAAGAAGAAATCTACACGTAGAGCGGGTAGAAAGAAATCTACTGAAGCTACTCCAGATGCTCCTAAGGCAGAAGGAAAGACAGAAGATAAATCTTCAGAAAATAAAGAAGACAAAAAAGAGGAATAG